In Anaerolineales bacterium, the sequence CGTCCTGCACCCGTATCAGATGGTAAAGGACCACCGGACGGGTTATGAGATTGGCAATACGAGCGCCGTGCTGGATGGCGAGATCGACGGCTTTATCCAGGCCTACCTGCGCTCGGCCGATCGAACGGGCGCGCCTTGAAGCCCATTCCCCTGCCTGGTATAATGCCGGGTTGAGTTCCTTGGAGGCGGTCCGTTGAATACGTATCTCAACCTCGCCATGATCGTCGTTTCGATCGCCCTGGTTGCCGTCATCCTGCTACAAAGCCGGGGAATCGGCTTGGGCGGTTTGACCGGAGCTGATCTCTCCGTCTCGGGCTATCACCAGCGCCGCGGCCTCGAGCGACTGATCTTCTACTTCACCATCGGCCTGAGCGTGCTGTTCTTCACCCTGTCCATGGCGAACGTCATGGCGCAGTCCTGAGGCCGGCGCCCGGACTCCAGCCCCCTCCCGCGATCGAAGCATGCGAAGAATCCGCTGGCAGATCCTGATCGCCGTCGGGGGTCTGCTCCTGATCCTCGCCCTGCTCCTGCAGCAGTCCCCCGAGCCGGGCACGCCCGAGCTGCTGCCTCAGAAAGGCGGGTCGTACGTTGAGGGCTTGATGGGTTCGGTCGTCCGCCTCAACCCGGTCCTCGACTACGCCAATCAAGCCGACCGCGACGTCGACCGCCTGCTGTACTCGGGATTGGTGCGTTTCGATTCCCGCGGCGTTCCCGAGCCCGACCTGGCAGAGAGCTGGGCTGTCTCGGCGGACGCAACCCTGTACACATTCACCCTCCGCCC encodes:
- a CDS encoding ABC transporter substrate-binding protein; the encoded protein is MRRIRWQILIAVGGLLLILALLLQQSPEPGTPELLPQKGGSYVEGLMGSVVRLNPVLDYANQADRDVDRLLYSGLVRFDSRGVPEPDLAESWAVSADATLYTFTLRPDATWHDGLPVTSDDVIYTFSKMQDEDFPGPEDLRELWSEINIIRLDDRNVQFQLPEPFAPFMDYLALGLLPEHLLRGVSAGD
- the secG gene encoding preprotein translocase subunit SecG, yielding MNTYLNLAMIVVSIALVAVILLQSRGIGLGGLTGADLSVSGYHQRRGLERLIFYFTIGLSVLFFTLSMANVMAQS